The following coding sequences are from one Hydra vulgaris chromosome 04, alternate assembly HydraT2T_AEP window:
- the LOC136079107 gene encoding uncharacterized protein LOC136079107, with protein sequence MKIGDFIWFYCLNLKKNYLILASIVTLCTLFGLIKQRNELNFKHFKYFPYKNNIEVSHNIVLNLTKTKDGPWASIPSFELNIRLSSINPRWYQTYHRWFLKSLKLFWPKELNNLTIVLNSEISQDHALGNQISLIWPFPKVVFIDKPDPKTMGITELPDRFRMYYDAFFPELYTSAEFIGFVDTDTLFVTPVTPQNLFEGNKPVVIGVAGYGDYALCTEFMLKEKQLMICMSYFPVTIKVAHLIDMRGYIEKLHNKSFAEVFGEAVFKLGKGTEGCLCQFAIMCNYVYRFHRSEYSFKIQVNPNNNIANNFTESEKIPFVRVAIHSRHSIPNQVLDPMAKNSITMFNERIKEGICMALGFQWCPNVFCAEFSKGSIQRSLFAFEYYDWTWDKRCLKEQEKHYLNVKNLFEYQLENKVLMLGMYENQASSCMLL encoded by the coding sequence aTGAAGATTGGggattttatttggttttattgcttaaacttaaaaaaaaattatttaattttggcTTCTATAGTAACATTATGCACTTTATTTGGATTAATCAAACAACGAAATGAgttaaatttcaaacatttcaaatattttccaTACAAAAACAACATTGAAGTTTCTCATAACATTGTTTTAAACCTCACTAAAACTAAAGACGGACCGTGGGCTTCGATTCCAAGTTTTGAACTAAATATTCGACTATCAAGTATTAATCCAAGATGGTATCAGACCTACCATagatggtttttaaaaagtttaaaattattttggccAAAAGAACTTAATAATTTGACAATTGTTCTAAATTCCGAAATTTCACAAGATCATGCACTAGGAAATCAAATATCGTTGATCTGGCCATTtccaaaagttgtttttattgataaacccGATCCAAAAACTATGGGTATAACAGAGTTGCCAGATCGATTTAGAATGTATTACGATGCATTTTTCCCAGAACTATATACAAGTGCCGAATTTATTGGTTTTGTAGATACTGACACTCTCTTTGTTACACCTGTTACTCCTCAGAATTTGTTTGAAGGAAATAAACCAGTTGTTATAGGAGTTGCTGGATATGGTGATTATGCTTTATGTACTGAATTTATGCTAAAAGAAAAGCAGCTTATGATATGCATGTCGTACTTTCCAGTCACAATAAAAGTAGCCCATTTGATAGATATGAGAGGGTACATCGAGAAACTGCACAACAAGAGCTTTGCAGAAGTGTTTGGTGAAGCTGTTTTCAAATTAGGAAAAGGAACTGAGGGTTGTTTATGTCAGTTTGCTATTATGTGTAACTATGTCTATCGATTTCACCGAAGcgaatattcatttaaaattcaaGTAAATCCTAACAACAACATAGCAAATAATTTTACCGAATCTGAGAAAATCCCTTTTGTGCGAGTGGCAATTCATTCCAGACATTCAATTCCAAACCAAGTGCTTGATCCAATGGCAAAAAATTCAATTACTATGTTTAACGAACGAATAAAAGAAGGTATATGCATGGCACTTGGTTTTCAATGGTGTCCAAATGTTTTTTGTGCAGAGTTCTCAAAAGGCTCTATTCAGCGTTCTTTGTTTGCATTCGAATATTACGATTGGACTTGGGATAAACGTTGCTTAAAGGAACAAGAAAAGCATTATTTGAATGTCAAAAACTTGTTTGAATATCAGCTAGAAAACAAAGTATTGATGTTAGGTATGTATGAAAACCAAGCTAGTTCTTGTATGCTTCTTTAA